Proteins co-encoded in one Aquincola tertiaricarbonis genomic window:
- the egtB gene encoding ergothioneine biosynthesis protein EgtB — translation MPADSPETPPTAAAPSAAELARRYAAVRRHSLALAEPLSAEDQCVQSMPDASPTKWHLAHTTWFFETLVLQAGDAAYQAHDPRFAFLFNSYYESLGPRHPRPQRGLLTRPSQAEVLRYRAAVDEAVLAFLPRAQPAQLQALELGLHHEQQHQELILTDLKHLLSQNPLQPAYLPAPAASASPAAAPARWLRFEGGIAEVGHDPREGFSFDNETPRHQVLLRPFELAQRPVSCGEFLAFVRAGGYRDPQWWLSEGWAAVQAGGWQAPWGWSGCEGDAPQLFTLFGTRPLQWQEPVCHLSLYEAAAYAAWADARLPTEFEWETAMRRSGAVLRRADETLHPHPRAAVPDDSAVPQGLHEVWEWTRSSYDPYPGFVPLGGPAAEYNGKFMVGQVVLRGASCATPPGHARLSYRNFFPPAARWQFSGLRLARDVR, via the coding sequence TTGCCTGCCGATTCGCCCGAGACCCCGCCGACCGCCGCCGCACCCAGCGCCGCCGAACTGGCACGCCGCTACGCCGCAGTGCGCCGCCACTCGCTGGCGCTGGCCGAGCCGCTGTCGGCCGAAGACCAGTGCGTGCAATCCATGCCGGATGCCAGCCCCACCAAATGGCACCTGGCACACACCACCTGGTTCTTCGAGACGCTGGTGCTGCAGGCCGGTGATGCGGCCTACCAGGCCCATGACCCGCGCTTCGCGTTCCTGTTCAATTCGTACTACGAGTCCTTGGGCCCGCGGCACCCACGGCCGCAGCGCGGGCTGCTGACGCGACCCAGCCAGGCCGAGGTGCTGCGCTACCGAGCCGCGGTGGACGAGGCCGTGCTGGCGTTTTTGCCGCGCGCGCAGCCGGCGCAGCTGCAGGCGCTGGAGCTGGGCCTGCACCATGAACAGCAGCACCAGGAACTCATCCTCACCGACCTGAAGCACCTGCTGTCGCAGAACCCGCTGCAGCCGGCCTACCTGCCCGCACCGGCCGCCAGCGCCAGCCCGGCCGCCGCGCCCGCACGCTGGCTGCGCTTCGAAGGCGGCATCGCCGAGGTGGGCCACGATCCGCGCGAAGGCTTCTCTTTCGACAACGAGACACCGCGCCACCAGGTGCTGCTGCGCCCTTTTGAGCTGGCGCAGCGGCCAGTGAGCTGTGGCGAGTTCCTGGCCTTCGTGCGGGCGGGCGGCTACCGCGACCCGCAGTGGTGGCTGTCGGAAGGCTGGGCCGCAGTGCAGGCCGGCGGCTGGCAGGCACCGTGGGGCTGGAGCGGCTGCGAAGGTGACGCGCCCCAGCTGTTCACGCTGTTCGGCACCCGGCCGCTGCAGTGGCAGGAGCCGGTGTGCCACCTGAGCCTGTACGAAGCCGCCGCCTATGCCGCCTGGGCCGATGCGCGGCTGCCGACCGAATTCGAGTGGGAAACCGCGATGCGCCGCAGCGGCGCGGTCTTGCGCCGGGCCGACGAGACGCTGCATCCCCACCCGCGCGCCGCCGTGCCCGACGACAGTGCCGTGCCGCAGGGCCTGCACGAGGTGTGGGAGTGGACCCGTTCCTCCTACGACCCTTACCCCGGCTTCGTGCCGCTGGGCGGGCCGGCGGCCGAATACAACGGCAAGTTCATGGTGGGCCAGGTGGTGCTGCGCGGTGCCAGCTGCGCCACGCCGCCCGGCCATGCCCGGCTGAGCTACCGCAACTTTTTTCCGCCAGCCGCGCGCTGGCAATTCAGCGGGTTGCGCCTGGCCCGCGACGTACGCTGA
- a CDS encoding LysR family transcriptional regulator, with protein sequence MSATIEAADSLTPSLHADDLLLFARVIEGGSFSRAAERLRLPKSTVSRRIAALERRLGERLLQRTTRKLVITEFGQGVLDHARAIAEEVDGTLALALHRQAMPSGTLRVSAPADFANMVMAEMLGEFVQRYREVTLQLDLTPRRVDLIAENFDLAIRMGLAPDDSQLAARQLAVFSTGLYAAPSYLAAHGEPQTPEVLDALDALMILSRSGDPMPWQLSRTLADGSEQHWAGTPPRRTVANLPDLLMRLACAGAGIVAVGDFMAEDAVRRGALVRVLPEWRLPSATAWAVFPGRRLMPAKTRVFIDALAARLRSCDDAGIFAPPPPPPPASAPRTSAPP encoded by the coding sequence ATGAGCGCAACAATCGAAGCTGCCGACAGCCTGACGCCCAGCCTGCATGCCGACGACCTGCTGCTGTTTGCGCGGGTGATCGAGGGCGGCAGCTTCAGCCGTGCGGCCGAGCGCCTGCGGCTGCCCAAGTCGACCGTGTCGCGCCGCATTGCCGCGCTGGAGCGCCGGCTGGGCGAGCGGCTGCTGCAGCGCACCACCCGCAAGCTGGTGATCACCGAATTCGGCCAGGGCGTGCTGGACCATGCCCGCGCCATCGCCGAGGAGGTGGACGGCACGCTGGCGCTGGCGCTGCACCGCCAGGCCATGCCCAGCGGCACCCTGCGCGTCTCGGCGCCGGCCGACTTCGCCAACATGGTGATGGCCGAGATGCTGGGCGAGTTCGTTCAGAGATACCGCGAGGTGACGCTGCAGCTGGACCTGACGCCGCGCCGGGTGGACCTGATCGCCGAGAACTTCGACCTCGCCATCCGCATGGGGCTGGCGCCCGACGACAGCCAGCTGGCAGCGCGGCAGCTGGCCGTCTTCAGCACCGGGCTGTATGCCGCCCCCAGCTACCTGGCCGCCCATGGCGAGCCGCAGACGCCCGAAGTGCTGGACGCGCTGGATGCGCTGATGATCCTGTCGCGATCGGGCGACCCCATGCCCTGGCAGCTCAGCCGCACGCTGGCCGACGGCAGCGAGCAGCACTGGGCGGGCACGCCGCCGCGCCGCACCGTGGCCAACCTGCCCGACCTGCTGATGCGCCTGGCCTGCGCTGGCGCCGGTATCGTGGCGGTGGGCGATTTCATGGCCGAAGACGCGGTGCGCCGCGGCGCCCTGGTGCGGGTGCTGCCCGAATGGCGGCTGCCCAGCGCCACCGCCTGGGCGGTGTTTCCCGGTCGGCGGCTGATGCCGGCCAAGACACGCGTGTTCATCGATGCACTGGCGGCCCGCCTGCGCAGCTGCGACGATGCCGGGATATTCGCGCCACCCCCACCCCCACCACCTGCCAGCGCGCCGCGCACCTCCGCCCCGCCTTGA
- a CDS encoding FMN-dependent NADH-azoreductase — protein MNILQVNSSARQNGHSTKLADELVQGLAAAHTGATVVRRDLTTQPHPALDEAALGALFTPADQRTPEQAARVAQDNALIAEIQAADLVVLGVPMYNFGVSSQLKNWIDAIARAQVTFRYTANGPEGLLKNKKVIAVLTRGGLYRDQPHDTQVPYLRNVLGFLGITDVSFVYAEGLAMGPDAEAAALASAREQIAALLPAGSAVAA, from the coding sequence ATGAACATCCTGCAAGTCAATTCCAGCGCCCGCCAGAACGGCCACTCCACCAAGCTGGCCGATGAGCTGGTGCAAGGCCTGGCCGCCGCCCACACCGGCGCCACCGTCGTGCGCCGCGACCTCACCACCCAGCCGCACCCTGCGCTGGACGAAGCCGCGCTGGGCGCGCTGTTCACCCCCGCCGACCAGCGCACCCCCGAGCAGGCCGCCCGCGTGGCCCAGGACAACGCGCTGATCGCCGAGATCCAGGCCGCCGACCTGGTGGTGCTGGGCGTGCCGATGTACAACTTCGGCGTCTCGTCGCAGCTGAAGAACTGGATCGATGCCATCGCCCGCGCCCAGGTCACCTTCCGCTACACCGCCAATGGCCCCGAAGGCCTGTTGAAGAACAAGAAGGTGATCGCGGTGCTGACGCGCGGCGGCCTGTACCGCGACCAGCCGCATGACACCCAGGTGCCGTACCTGCGCAACGTGCTGGGCTTCCTGGGCATCACCGACGTGAGCTTCGTCTACGCCGAAGGCCTGGCCATGGGCCCGGACGCCGAAGCCGCCGCCCTGGCCAGCGCCCGCGAGCAGATCGCCGCGCTCCTGCCCGCCGGCAGCGCCGTCGCGGCCTGA
- a CDS encoding pirin family protein, with translation MTTATPVVTDTATVARPRTVERLVAGMATSDGAGVKLTRVLTQPLQRRLDPYLMLDAFGTDNPDDYIAGFPDHPHRGFETITYMIAGRMRHRDSAGHEGLLDDGGVQWMTAGRGVVHSELPEQQDGRMEGFQLWLNLPAKDKMRDPWYRDIPSAEIPEVVAEGVKARVIAGETHGVAGAVQREGSQPLYLDLHLQPGARFEQVLPEGHNAFVYVYRGGLRVGECQVPVQRMAILANTPGSDGIVLQAGDEPTRALLIAGRPLNEPIAQYGPFVMNSNDEIFQAVEDFRAGRFT, from the coding sequence ATGACCACCGCCACCCCTGTTGTCACCGACACCGCCACCGTGGCGCGTCCGCGCACGGTGGAGCGGCTGGTCGCCGGCATGGCCACCAGCGACGGTGCGGGCGTCAAGCTCACCCGGGTGCTCACCCAGCCGCTGCAGCGGCGGCTGGACCCGTACCTGATGCTGGACGCCTTCGGCACCGACAACCCGGACGACTACATCGCCGGCTTTCCCGACCACCCGCACCGCGGCTTCGAGACCATCACCTACATGATCGCGGGCCGCATGCGCCACCGCGACAGCGCCGGCCACGAAGGCCTGCTGGACGATGGCGGCGTGCAGTGGATGACCGCCGGCCGCGGCGTGGTGCACAGCGAGCTGCCCGAGCAGCAGGACGGCCGCATGGAAGGCTTCCAGCTGTGGCTGAACCTGCCCGCCAAGGACAAGATGCGCGACCCCTGGTATCGCGACATCCCCAGCGCCGAGATCCCGGAAGTCGTGGCCGAAGGCGTGAAGGCTCGCGTGATCGCCGGCGAGACGCACGGCGTGGCCGGCGCGGTGCAGCGCGAGGGTAGCCAGCCGCTGTACCTGGACCTGCACTTGCAGCCGGGCGCCCGCTTCGAGCAGGTGCTGCCCGAGGGGCACAACGCCTTCGTGTACGTGTACCGCGGCGGCCTGCGCGTGGGTGAATGCCAGGTGCCGGTGCAGCGCATGGCCATCCTGGCGAACACGCCGGGCAGCGACGGTATCGTGCTGCAGGCGGGCGACGAGCCCACCCGGGCGCTGCTGATCGCCGGCCGGCCGCTGAACGAGCCCATCGCGCAGTACGGTCCGTTCGTGATGAACAGCAACGACGAGATCTTCCAGGCCGTCGAAGACTTCCGCGCCGGCCGCTTCACCTGA
- a CDS encoding phospholipase D-like domain-containing protein, protein MGSFLRRLLYAATLSGVCFLQACAALPPLPQRTESRALPGGTPSAFARKVAAERGNASAAQSGVRLLAGGEEALSTLLALVDGAEHTLDLQYYAVLNEASTRLLLQRVLAAADRGVRVRLLIDDFNTSGTDDALLRLTRHPRLEVRLYNPLPGGRFSLLTRVIASLHDVARINNRMHNKQLVADNALAVTGGRNLGDAYFLQGAKANFVDLDLLVAGPVVQQLSATFDRYWASDLAYPADAIIAPQAGSAPARPASAEAAPVTAPTRAVPPQRPPAGSASQALPEVPPGEPASAPNLPPVASAPMDAPSGLDDSTLARLKAQADALRAGPLHLQWMPARLWADRPSKTSGGGNPSPDEIMFDDFAGLMRSARQQVFLVTPYFVPGEPGMGLIRELRQRGVRVRILTASLAGTDAPAVHLGYSRYREELLRLGVELYELRAEPGGPKPPRFGGVHSRTNLHAKAMLVDAGTVVVGSMNFDPRSANLNTEMGLVTRSTRFAAQVDQLLTEITQRAAWRLSLQDGGLLWTHTDDQGQPLRVTHEPDTSLLKRLGLKLLGPLAPEEML, encoded by the coding sequence ATGGGCTCCTTCCTGCGTCGTCTGCTGTACGCCGCCACGCTCTCGGGCGTGTGCTTTCTCCAGGCCTGCGCGGCCCTGCCGCCGCTGCCGCAGCGCACCGAAAGCCGTGCGCTGCCGGGCGGTACGCCCAGCGCGTTTGCGCGCAAGGTGGCGGCCGAACGCGGCAACGCAAGCGCGGCGCAGTCGGGCGTGCGGCTGCTGGCCGGCGGCGAAGAGGCGCTGTCCACGCTGCTGGCGCTGGTGGACGGCGCCGAGCACACGCTGGACCTGCAGTACTACGCGGTGCTCAACGAGGCCAGCACACGGCTGCTGCTGCAACGGGTGCTGGCCGCGGCCGACCGCGGCGTGCGAGTGCGGCTGCTGATCGACGACTTCAACACCAGCGGCACCGACGATGCGCTGCTGCGGCTGACGCGCCACCCGCGCCTGGAGGTGCGGCTGTACAACCCGCTGCCGGGCGGCCGCTTTTCGCTGCTCACACGGGTGATCGCTTCGCTGCACGACGTGGCGCGCATCAACAACCGCATGCACAACAAGCAGCTGGTGGCGGACAACGCGCTGGCCGTGACCGGCGGGCGCAACCTGGGCGACGCCTACTTCCTGCAGGGCGCCAAGGCCAACTTCGTGGACCTGGATCTGCTGGTGGCGGGGCCGGTCGTGCAGCAGCTGTCGGCCACCTTCGACCGCTATTGGGCCAGCGATCTGGCCTACCCGGCCGACGCGATCATCGCGCCGCAGGCGGGCAGCGCACCCGCGCGACCGGCCAGCGCCGAGGCCGCCCCGGTCACCGCCCCCACCCGGGCCGTGCCGCCGCAGCGCCCGCCCGCCGGCAGCGCGTCGCAGGCCCTGCCCGAGGTGCCGCCCGGTGAGCCGGCCAGCGCGCCCAACCTGCCGCCGGTGGCCTCGGCGCCGATGGATGCGCCCTCTGGCCTGGACGACAGCACGCTGGCCCGCCTGAAGGCCCAGGCCGATGCGCTGCGTGCCGGGCCGCTGCACCTGCAGTGGATGCCGGCGCGGCTGTGGGCCGACCGCCCCTCCAAGACCAGCGGCGGTGGCAACCCGTCACCCGACGAGATCATGTTCGACGACTTCGCCGGGCTGATGCGCTCTGCACGGCAGCAGGTCTTCCTGGTCACGCCTTACTTCGTGCCCGGCGAGCCCGGCATGGGGTTGATCCGCGAGCTGCGCCAGCGGGGTGTGCGGGTGCGCATCCTCACCGCGTCGCTGGCCGGCACCGACGCGCCGGCGGTGCACCTGGGCTACAGCCGCTATCGCGAAGAGCTGCTGCGGCTGGGGGTGGAGCTGTATGAACTGCGGGCCGAGCCCGGCGGCCCGAAGCCGCCCCGCTTCGGCGGCGTGCATTCGCGCACCAACCTGCATGCCAAGGCCATGCTGGTGGACGCTGGCACGGTGGTGGTGGGCTCGATGAACTTCGATCCACGCTCGGCCAACCTCAACACCGAGATGGGTCTGGTCACGCGCAGCACCCGCTTCGCCGCGCAAGTGGATCAGTTGCTGACCGAGATCACCCAGCGCGCCGCCTGGCGCCTGTCGCTGCAGGATGGCGGCCTGCTGTGGACCCACACCGACGACCAGGGCCAGCCGCTGCGCGTGACGCACGAGCCCGACACCTCGCTGCTCAAGCGCCTGGGCCTGAAGCTGCTGGGCCCGCTGGCGCCGGAAGAGATGCTCTAG
- a CDS encoding M12 family metallopeptidase, which yields MTTATPEDRPFRPAAKCCYDRILPRNLMRPMPLAAPRPGGRARAIAIRGTTWVNGSTLKVRFIGGTANQRAIAREQAGWWEAVANLHFEFGNAPNADIRISFDANDGAWSMIGTDARSVPLNQATMNLGFLDGGTAAHEFGHAIGLGHEHSNPEGGIRWNEPVVIAALAGPPNFWDEATVRHNVFRKYSVDQINGTEFDPESIMLYAFPAEWTLNNVATRSNDVLSRLDKEFVAGAKMYPRGSPGVNRTTPLVVGAARLQQSIGHPGEEDVFLLQADTEAVYEIDTRGATDVYMKLFGPDSPTALIAEDDDSGYGQNARISKALLPGQYWVQVRHYDRSNGTGRYTIGVKKR from the coding sequence ATGACCACTGCCACCCCCGAAGACCGGCCCTTCCGCCCGGCGGCCAAGTGCTGCTACGACCGCATCCTGCCGCGCAACCTGATGCGGCCGATGCCGCTGGCCGCGCCCCGGCCCGGCGGCCGCGCCCGTGCCATCGCAATACGCGGCACCACCTGGGTCAACGGCAGCACGCTGAAGGTGCGCTTCATCGGCGGCACCGCCAACCAGCGTGCCATCGCGCGTGAGCAGGCGGGCTGGTGGGAGGCGGTGGCCAACCTGCATTTCGAGTTCGGCAATGCGCCCAATGCCGACATCCGCATCAGCTTCGATGCCAACGACGGCGCCTGGTCGATGATTGGCACCGACGCGCGCAGCGTGCCGTTGAACCAGGCCACGATGAACCTGGGCTTTCTGGACGGCGGCACCGCGGCGCATGAGTTCGGCCACGCCATCGGCCTGGGGCACGAGCATTCCAACCCCGAGGGTGGCATCCGCTGGAACGAGCCGGTGGTGATCGCCGCGCTGGCCGGCCCGCCCAACTTCTGGGACGAGGCCACCGTGCGGCACAACGTGTTCCGCAAGTATTCGGTCGACCAGATCAACGGCACCGAGTTCGATCCCGAGTCCATCATGCTCTATGCCTTTCCGGCGGAGTGGACGCTGAACAACGTGGCCACCCGGTCGAACGACGTGCTGTCGCGGCTGGACAAGGAGTTTGTGGCCGGCGCCAAGATGTACCCGCGCGGCAGCCCGGGCGTGAACCGCACGACACCGCTGGTGGTGGGCGCGGCGCGCCTGCAGCAAAGCATCGGCCACCCGGGCGAGGAGGACGTGTTCCTGCTGCAGGCCGACACCGAGGCGGTGTACGAGATCGACACCCGCGGCGCCACCGACGTGTACATGAAGCTGTTCGGCCCCGACAGCCCGACCGCGCTGATCGCCGAGGACGACGACAGCGGCTATGGCCAGAACGCGCGCATCAGCAAGGCGCTGCTGCCCGGGCAGTACTGGGTGCAGGTGCGGCACTACGACCGCAGCAACGGCACCGGGCGCTACACCATCGGCGTCAAGAAGCGTTGA
- a CDS encoding ABC transporter ATP-binding protein, which translates to MHATPLSESPPFLALRRVSRRFANGVTALSDVSLRAGRGEFVSLLGPSGCGKSTVLRLLSGLDEPSSGQVQRPPDDVGYVFQEPTLMPWASVQDNVRLPLRLRGAPRAEADAAVQAALAAVGLADFARALPRELSGGMKMRASIARALVTRPSLLLLDEPFAALDEITRFKLNQDLLALWQRDAFTALFVTHSVYEAVFLSQRIVVMAARPGRVAAELTVDAPYPRTPAFRSSAEFIRCCTAVSQAMEQASEAAL; encoded by the coding sequence ATGCATGCCACGCCCCTGTCCGAGTCTCCTCCCTTCCTGGCGCTGCGACGGGTCAGCCGCCGCTTTGCCAATGGCGTCACCGCGCTGTCCGACGTGAGCCTGCGGGCCGGCCGCGGCGAGTTCGTCAGCCTGCTGGGGCCTTCGGGCTGCGGCAAGAGCACCGTGCTGCGCCTGCTCTCGGGGCTGGACGAGCCCAGCAGTGGCCAGGTGCAGCGCCCGCCCGATGACGTCGGCTACGTGTTCCAGGAGCCCACGCTGATGCCCTGGGCCAGCGTGCAGGACAACGTGCGCCTGCCGCTGCGCCTGCGCGGCGCGCCGCGGGCCGAGGCCGATGCAGCGGTGCAGGCGGCACTGGCGGCCGTGGGCCTGGCCGATTTCGCGCGCGCCCTGCCGCGCGAGCTGTCGGGCGGCATGAAGATGCGCGCCTCCATCGCGCGTGCGCTGGTCACCCGCCCCTCGCTGCTGCTGCTGGACGAGCCTTTCGCCGCGCTCGACGAGATCACCCGCTTCAAGCTCAACCAGGACCTGCTGGCGCTGTGGCAGCGCGATGCCTTCACCGCCCTTTTCGTCACCCACAGCGTGTACGAGGCGGTGTTCCTCAGCCAGCGCATCGTGGTGATGGCCGCGCGCCCGGGCCGTGTGGCCGCGGAGCTGACGGTGGATGCACCCTACCCGCGCACGCCGGCCTTCCGCAGCAGTGCCGAGTTCATCCGCTGCTGCACGGCCGTGTCGCAGGCGATGGAGCAGGCCAGCGAGGCGGCGCTGTGA
- a CDS encoding ABC transporter permease — protein MSRARQEAPWLRWVVPAVVAVAALVGWEAVVRIYALPQYLLPGPLLVAKTLWANFGSLMGSWWYTVKITFGALGLAIVGGVLLGGLFAVSRWVELSLFPFAVVLQVTPIVAIAPLILIFIDSTTAALLLCAWIVAFFPILANTVVGLRSADARLRDLFRLYRATRWQTLVHLLVPSALPYFMAGLRVAAGLSLIGAVVAEFTAGAAGRETGLASRILEASFRTEMPKMFAALVLVSLTGIALYGLMLLLSHWLLGRWHDSERGGD, from the coding sequence GTGAGCCGCGCGCGCCAAGAAGCCCCCTGGCTGCGCTGGGTGGTGCCCGCCGTGGTGGCGGTGGCCGCGCTGGTGGGCTGGGAAGCGGTGGTGCGCATCTATGCGCTGCCGCAGTACCTGCTGCCCGGCCCGCTGCTGGTGGCCAAGACGCTGTGGGCCAACTTCGGCTCGCTGATGGGCAGCTGGTGGTACACGGTCAAAATCACCTTCGGCGCGCTGGGCCTGGCCATCGTGGGCGGCGTGCTGCTGGGCGGGCTGTTCGCGGTGTCGCGCTGGGTGGAGCTGAGCCTGTTCCCGTTCGCGGTGGTGCTGCAGGTCACGCCCATCGTGGCCATCGCGCCGCTGATCCTGATCTTCATCGACAGCACTACTGCGGCGCTGTTGCTGTGCGCGTGGATCGTCGCCTTCTTCCCCATCCTGGCCAACACCGTGGTGGGCCTGCGCAGCGCCGACGCGCGGCTGCGCGACCTCTTCCGGCTGTACCGCGCCACCCGCTGGCAGACGCTGGTACATCTGCTGGTGCCTTCGGCCCTGCCCTACTTCATGGCCGGGCTGCGGGTGGCGGCCGGCCTGTCGCTCATCGGCGCGGTGGTGGCCGAATTCACCGCCGGCGCGGCCGGCCGCGAGACGGGCCTGGCCTCACGCATCCTGGAAGCCAGCTTCCGCACCGAGATGCCCAAGATGTTCGCCGCGCTGGTGCTGGTGTCGCTCACCGGCATAGCGCTCTATGGGCTGATGCTGCTGCTGTCGCACTGGCTGCTGGGCCGCTGGCACGACAGCGAGCGGGGTGGGGATTAG
- a CDS encoding ABC transporter substrate-binding protein, producing MPSRAVAVAALVVTALGAQAQTKVVFATNWKAQAAHGGFYQALADGTYKKMGLDVEIRQGGPQVNNRPLLPAGKIDFLMTGNLLHSFDNAKNGVPVIVVASMFQKDPQALFAHPDQGYRQFADLKTAPTAFIAKDAQFSWWSWLKAEYGFKDENLKPYNYNLGPFLADKKSIQQGYAVEEPISIEKQGGFKPMTFLLADHGYSTYSTTIEARTEMVKTDPELVRSFVNASVLGWVSYLYGDRRRADALIKRDNPEMTDELLDKSVALMKGLGIVDSGDATTLGIGAMKPERVKDFYDKMVKAGLYKPGEVDLSKVATMQFVNKGVGLDLKKQLGGK from the coding sequence ATGCCTTCACGTGCTGTCGCTGTTGCCGCCCTCGTCGTCACTGCCTTGGGCGCGCAGGCGCAGACCAAGGTGGTGTTCGCCACCAACTGGAAGGCGCAGGCCGCACACGGCGGCTTCTACCAGGCGCTGGCCGACGGCACCTACAAGAAGATGGGTCTGGACGTGGAGATCCGCCAGGGCGGGCCGCAGGTCAACAACCGGCCGCTGCTGCCGGCCGGCAAGATCGACTTCCTGATGACCGGCAACCTGCTGCACAGCTTCGACAACGCCAAGAACGGCGTGCCGGTGATCGTCGTGGCCTCGATGTTCCAGAAGGATCCGCAGGCGCTGTTCGCCCACCCCGACCAGGGCTACAGGCAGTTCGCCGACCTGAAGACCGCGCCCACCGCCTTCATCGCCAAGGACGCGCAGTTCTCGTGGTGGAGCTGGCTGAAGGCCGAGTACGGCTTCAAGGACGAAAACCTCAAGCCCTACAACTACAACCTGGGCCCCTTCCTGGCCGACAAGAAGAGCATCCAGCAGGGTTATGCGGTGGAAGAACCCATCTCCATCGAGAAGCAGGGCGGCTTCAAGCCGATGACCTTCCTGCTGGCCGACCACGGCTACAGCACCTACAGCACCACCATCGAGGCGCGGACCGAGATGGTCAAGACCGACCCCGAGCTGGTGCGCAGCTTCGTCAATGCCTCGGTGCTGGGCTGGGTGAGCTACCTCTACGGCGATCGCCGCCGCGCCGACGCGTTGATCAAGCGCGACAACCCCGAGATGACCGACGAGCTGCTGGACAAGTCGGTGGCACTGATGAAGGGCCTGGGCATCGTCGATTCGGGCGACGCCACCACGCTGGGCATCGGCGCGATGAAGCCAGAACGGGTCAAGGACTTCTACGACAAGATGGTCAAGGCGGGCCTGTACAAGCCGGGTGAGGTCGACCTGAGCAAGGTGGCCACGATGCAATTCGTCAACAAAGGCGTGGGTCTTGACCTGAAGAAGCAGCTCGGCGGCAAGTAA
- a CDS encoding phosphatase PAP2 family protein: MYLFWHTVTRLGEAQLLLPALLAVTAWLALRAQAPRVALVWLSTTAVAALLTTATKIAFIGYGVGYAPLDFTGISGHAMFSAAILPLLARETVGAAHPRWHAPAVLLGLALAALVAVSRVKVHAHSPSESWAGFLLGATSSLLALRWVQLPPVSAPKKLVLIVGVWLAVAVASAPPSRTHDWVTRLSVQLSGAPEPYTRWHMHRDWRRLNGPTP, from the coding sequence ATGTATCTGTTCTGGCACACCGTCACCCGCCTGGGCGAAGCGCAGCTGCTGCTGCCCGCGTTGCTGGCCGTCACCGCCTGGCTGGCCCTGCGTGCACAGGCGCCGCGCGTGGCGCTGGTGTGGCTGTCCACCACCGCGGTGGCGGCGCTGCTCACCACCGCCACCAAGATCGCCTTCATCGGCTATGGCGTGGGCTATGCGCCGCTCGATTTCACCGGCATCTCGGGCCATGCGATGTTCTCGGCCGCCATCCTGCCGCTGCTGGCCCGTGAGACGGTGGGCGCCGCCCATCCGCGCTGGCATGCGCCGGCGGTGTTGCTGGGCCTGGCGCTGGCCGCGCTGGTGGCGGTCTCACGCGTCAAGGTGCATGCGCATTCGCCGTCGGAAAGCTGGGCCGGCTTCCTGCTGGGCGCCACGTCCAGCCTGCTGGCCCTGCGCTGGGTGCAGCTGCCGCCGGTGAGCGCGCCCAAGAAGCTGGTGCTCATCGTGGGCGTGTGGCTGGCGGTGGCCGTGGCCAGCGCGCCGCCCTCACGCACGCACGACTGGGTGACGCGGCTGTCGGTGCAGCTGTCGGGTGCGCCCGAGCCTTACACCCGCTGGCACATGCACCGCGACTGGCGGCGCCTCAACGGTCCAACGCCTTGA
- a CDS encoding alpha/beta hydrolase translates to MRRGFWRQALLGLAALALSVYAALLGWLWWQQESLIFRPTPLPADYRYTLPADAHEVFIDVPGARLHGLQLQRPGARGLVFFLHGNAGNLERWFVDLDFYRSLNYDVFMLDYRGFGKSSGQVASQAQLQADVRAAWDQVAPAYAGRRIVLLGRSLGTGLAAELAASLPAAQRPDLLLLVSPYRSMVAMAAEQYPYVPSPLLRYPLRTDQALQQLAGSGLRVLLVHGDRDRLIPLAHSQALLRLLPGATLHTVAGGGHGDLQAFDDYERTLRSAIKALDR, encoded by the coding sequence ATGAGGCGCGGCTTCTGGCGCCAGGCGCTGCTGGGCCTGGCGGCGCTGGCGCTGTCCGTGTATGCCGCGCTGCTGGGTTGGCTGTGGTGGCAGCAGGAGTCGCTGATCTTCCGCCCCACGCCACTGCCGGCCGACTACCGCTACACGCTGCCGGCCGATGCGCACGAGGTGTTCATCGACGTACCCGGCGCGCGGCTGCATGGCCTGCAGCTGCAGCGGCCCGGCGCACGCGGGCTGGTGTTCTTCCTGCACGGCAACGCGGGCAACCTGGAGCGCTGGTTCGTCGACCTCGACTTCTACCGGTCGCTGAACTACGACGTCTTCATGCTGGACTACCGCGGCTTCGGCAAGAGCAGCGGCCAGGTGGCCAGCCAGGCCCAGCTGCAGGCCGACGTGCGCGCCGCCTGGGACCAGGTGGCGCCGGCCTATGCGGGCCGGCGCATCGTGCTGCTGGGCCGGTCGCTGGGCACCGGCCTGGCGGCCGAACTGGCGGCCAGCCTGCCTGCGGCGCAACGGCCCGACCTGCTGCTGCTGGTGTCACCCTACCGCAGCATGGTGGCGATGGCCGCCGAGCAGTACCCCTACGTGCCCAGCCCGCTGCTGCGCTACCCGCTGCGCACCGACCAGGCGCTGCAGCAACTGGCCGGCAGCGGCTTGCGGGTGCTGCTGGTGCACGGCGATCGCGACCGCCTGATTCCGCTGGCCCACAGCCAGGCGCTGCTGCGGCTGCTGCCCGGGGCCACGCTGCACACGGTGGCGGGGGGCGGCCATGGCGACCTGCAGGCGTTCGACGACTACGAGCGCACGCTGCGCAGCGCCATCAAGGCGTTGGACCGTTGA